The Paraflavitalea devenefica genome contains a region encoding:
- a CDS encoding LamG-like jellyroll fold domain-containing protein, whose protein sequence is MKRVKIIIVFSLLLAACLSLPGITYGSNEPYAAKPLKGTQIRKDSFSIVKDTVYFDPVLKPVQTTFKVRNLITFKINEFANLKLPDTFEVKVKFKIYYTRNNANNEAVADTLPDTALTVKYYKNAAYPHKSIFTFTGGHEVKVKITDVVVTKGILSEFESVLMLENELFVTREFNFSCTNNAVTALNTPVYSAAKGELEVSWNTQRAADEYDLEWAYIDDSALANYYLPGDTVNFDKAKIFKNNATRVSIISTRYFIPLLYDGSGRLFYRVRAVQTRANSQRVESVWSTDYAAGLGNYPFTGHENKLNWQATTSFAEEGKRKTVVQYFDGSLRNRQTVTKDNTTDTTLIAETFYDYQGRPAIQVMPSPSLSSLIKYTPNFNATVNGAEYGKNQYDGLLADSCHCKQGAPAMDTVNGAAKYYSPNNPLKDKDYHKYIPDAKGFPFSETRYTQDNTGRISLQSGVGADFQIDSGRATRYFYSAADQEELDALFGTEVGNASHYFKNMMRDAIGQYSISYVDMYGRTIATALAGKPLTKMDTLSSSKSFFITKKLIDSTTNVVKGTSIESSKGLVVTKAGNHRFKYSLLPDSINIKDCQDTIICYDCSYDLEIAITDDCNNSTLPNGVPYVITASNLTIDTTLNANDSLKIDQTVFLREGNYVVTKKLTISKKTMDDYRAVFLRRNTCKTLDQFIADQKAALNIVCQPTCASCKTALGTWETFRPNYMQQMGIAVSDTAAYRVAAYNAFLEFSASCEDLCVGRTLDKSYRAQMLSDVTAPDGQYADLDPAAIDGYSIFRKEENGLQAYQKRSYTDENGMADALNPQTLNMVDFSAQFKRSWADSLLPLHPEYDKLVLFEKWKTSHEWDVRFENTETYQAAVDSGYLNPADFNNLPAHARYTYYYQRADPFFTTLLPSLKTDMQDSLFNVARVDGEPSINAWSLATIMAHCPDKDESCRQAYSPVGQAFTMDASCSGELDIAWRYFREIYLQKKREIMDAQLTAYAESNKAAGYYGRLFASGHAVTFVSPAIAAAGGGLGGLISDTTRAKDSISTFILDNCKAYALQWWEELKPCNFSSLDSTNLINRLIQVCKEGGDDTHLFGASTVKPSSTNLDRSFEQVIKAYAGSNYNSTCNVYLLTAPRPYENQPIYYDKPIMQKPDSCECATISNLYSKYQLTGIDTDFSGFIYRTTGTRIYQGVLDTLRMACNGEINCSMLKAPLSLPPVLQCGGGEETCATCDGIDTLYKKFRQEFPSATPSYNDTGSVQRTYNTLFEKFMNTHLGFGKKTAEYLDFINSCSTTSDKYCNVALAFDGTAGKRRVTIPVQNNRLNLGKGDFTFEARVKPKTNAKHNSILTNKTISSGSTGNGFMFLLLENGQLLLQLQGCSNYITSNTGGINLYDGKPHHVAVSRQGDSLGFYVDGIKVPYAPDYCGGASAIPSQRDITTNGPWYIGLDTTGANPNPLVGFNGWMDEVRVWNTARTPSQIAANRNARLSPQPHLVGYYLLRSKDTCAQSIIDYSITDTALRNNGYLGSSPAKDVLDPVWLSEKQVSYIGADPVGIPNTCGCTGGGSSPVCDSLQIILNDYRKYGGIPHLDASSVDTTNWRANFGSTTIYNAGVPLGEVIKNGVMRLPDYYTDTLPDTSPYSKGAFDRIKDTLCLDSAGFTFETRLRLPDSLVIPNFYNDSWWLVLYSDAATSGSLLVSLKLTPNKGAAICTHQSDPKVSCIEENVPHLPMDVWRRIRLQFKGRQFSFYIDSMLVGTRTLDAPMTKIYWWSFVQYSQKGEIDYVRIYDTTGKYLYKEEFDDPHHLARPTSATDCNGCEPDFVQYFNQRTGSNYTYSQLQSIYSNSCNVSLGDCPANEQPLTLCGRTEPVFPPVALQQHSPCDDSTLFAVSKGTLLYEAYRDSLMNSFDDRYLAKCLNARYNERFTVDQPISEYHYTLYYYDQAGNLVKTIPPQGVDVSKFAWAASYSDSVKIARRNRQVLKPAHTLPTQYRYNTLNQVVEQQSPDGGITDFWYDKLGRLAVSQNAKQRAAGSSNDQDRLYSYTQYDNLGRITEVGQVKNTSANGAMVDGVSRSASSLGTWLSNLDSRREQITQTIYDLPYSGFIGSYAPHTVIVQRNMRNRVSYVTYTEHNNPAAHNQGTFYTYDILGNVDTLLQDYGCGNCGVEATYNMMNRNGNARKKFTYQYDLISGKVNMMMYQNGWSDMWLHRYTYDAENRLILTETSNDSLVWEKDARYEYYRHGPLARTVIGDQLVQGLDYAYTLQGWLKGMNSTGATSTHDMGADGKVGSLNQYVARDALGFNLNYFHGDYKAINAGVTPFPSYRVPGTGLPDSVYRPLYNGNISSMATNIRKFQALDHLPIFYNYKYDQLNRLVKQDAFFFSFNASSNSYSNNWAPDSTFHEDMSYDANGNIQYYNRYAIGPDSKMDGLTYKYYPGTNKLRQVNDHIVANKYGSNSWELIQDLDDQSDSNYVYDEIGNLITDKAEKITNIKWNVYGKITEITRNATASDKANSTRIRYTYDAQGNRIGKVVERAGTAVKEFTWYVRDAQGNIITTYRANGNVDSTTLQDLAVNTYEQMIYGSRRLGSFIYEIPVDGGPSTRQFYSAGSFDRGRRQYELTNHLGNVLTAISDKKMGVSSGGIGSAIDYYEPDMVSAMDYYAFGMVSRVVTTSTGKDYRFGFNGKENDNDVKGWWNQQDYGMRIYDPRVGRFLSVDPLTKSYPMLTPYAFAENSPIENIDLDGLEKKASTTFSADIPLIGVPTVQQLKTRMVVNIEGELVEEKIAQQVVEKAPKPKWGWLKGGGLLVGFLLTPLDAGTRKPDGPAPEGLVWGGDYYIEKQPAPLTLYKPKDIEKDPRRIPPPPIDDEDGAYLYKTLDEQKNTGSGGLGIVDLPMDKPIPYVGITIRSILGGRYSGGGTRSDNVKIIGNSKSNVIKGAESAVIALNTYGVRYKDHLTSLSSKDVRMSTRIANLKFSYKNPVWIQLGINWLNRIRPGWDKPKHKNSLLFPENPRGTNSTKSD, encoded by the coding sequence ATGAAGCGCGTAAAAATCATTATTGTTTTTAGTCTGTTACTGGCCGCCTGTTTGTCATTGCCCGGGATCACCTATGGCAGCAATGAACCTTATGCCGCAAAGCCACTGAAGGGCACCCAGATCCGAAAGGACTCATTCAGTATAGTAAAGGATACTGTATATTTTGACCCCGTTTTAAAACCGGTGCAAACCACCTTTAAGGTTCGTAACCTCATTACTTTTAAGATCAATGAGTTTGCCAACCTTAAGTTGCCTGACACGTTCGAGGTTAAGGTAAAATTCAAAATATATTACACCCGTAATAATGCTAACAACGAGGCAGTAGCGGATACCCTGCCAGACACCGCCCTGACTGTAAAATACTATAAGAATGCTGCGTATCCACATAAGTCCATTTTCACCTTTACCGGCGGGCATGAGGTAAAGGTAAAAATTACTGATGTTGTTGTAACCAAAGGTATCCTGTCGGAGTTTGAAAGTGTCCTGATGCTGGAGAATGAGCTCTTCGTAACCAGGGAATTCAATTTTTCCTGTACCAATAATGCCGTGACAGCATTGAACACGCCGGTATACAGTGCAGCCAAAGGCGAGCTGGAAGTATCCTGGAACACACAGCGCGCGGCCGATGAATATGATCTTGAGTGGGCGTATATTGATGATTCGGCACTGGCCAATTATTACCTGCCGGGCGATACGGTTAATTTTGATAAGGCTAAGATCTTTAAAAATAACGCTACACGTGTAAGCATTATATCCACCCGTTATTTCATACCCCTGCTGTATGATGGCAGCGGCCGGCTTTTTTACCGGGTAAGGGCCGTGCAAACAAGGGCCAACAGTCAACGGGTTGAATCTGTATGGAGCACTGATTACGCTGCAGGCCTGGGCAACTATCCTTTCACAGGACATGAGAACAAACTGAACTGGCAGGCCACTACCTCCTTTGCTGAAGAGGGTAAACGAAAAACAGTAGTGCAGTATTTTGACGGATCGTTACGCAACCGGCAAACCGTTACCAAAGACAATACGACCGATACCACGCTTATTGCCGAGACTTTTTATGATTACCAGGGCCGGCCGGCCATACAGGTAATGCCTTCGCCCTCCCTCAGCAGTCTGATAAAGTACACCCCTAATTTCAACGCCACTGTCAACGGTGCTGAATATGGCAAAAACCAGTATGACGGACTACTGGCCGACTCCTGCCATTGTAAGCAGGGGGCACCGGCTATGGACACGGTGAACGGTGCCGCTAAGTATTATTCTCCCAACAATCCGTTGAAAGATAAAGACTATCATAAATACATACCGGATGCCAAAGGGTTTCCCTTCTCAGAAACCCGCTATACACAGGACAATACCGGTCGCATCAGCCTGCAAAGCGGGGTAGGAGCCGATTTCCAGATTGATTCGGGCAGGGCTACCCGCTACTTTTACAGTGCTGCCGACCAGGAAGAACTGGACGCATTGTTTGGGACCGAAGTGGGGAATGCTTCGCATTATTTCAAGAACATGATGCGCGATGCCATCGGACAATACAGCATCAGTTATGTAGACATGTATGGCCGTACCATTGCCACTGCCCTGGCTGGAAAACCCCTGACCAAAATGGATACGTTGAGTTCCAGCAAATCTTTCTTCATCACCAAAAAGCTGATTGACAGTACGACCAATGTTGTCAAGGGAACCAGTATAGAATCCAGTAAAGGACTGGTGGTCACGAAGGCCGGGAACCATCGTTTTAAATATTCTTTGCTACCTGACAGTATTAATATTAAGGACTGCCAGGATACGATCATTTGCTATGACTGTAGTTATGATCTTGAAATTGCCATTACAGACGATTGCAACAATTCAACCCTGCCCAATGGCGTGCCCTACGTAATTACAGCCAGCAATCTTACAATTGATACGACCCTCAATGCCAATGATTCATTGAAGATTGATCAAACAGTATTCCTGCGGGAGGGCAATTACGTGGTCACCAAAAAACTGACCATCAGCAAAAAAACGATGGATGATTACCGGGCCGTATTCCTGCGCCGTAATACCTGTAAAACACTGGACCAGTTCATTGCTGACCAAAAAGCAGCTTTGAATATTGTCTGCCAGCCAACCTGTGCATCGTGCAAAACGGCGCTGGGAACCTGGGAAACCTTCCGGCCCAACTACATGCAGCAAATGGGTATTGCTGTGAGCGATACAGCCGCTTACCGCGTTGCTGCCTACAATGCCTTCCTCGAATTTTCGGCCAGTTGTGAAGACCTCTGTGTGGGCCGGACCCTGGATAAAAGCTACCGTGCACAGATGCTATCCGATGTAACGGCGCCGGATGGCCAATATGCCGATCTGGATCCGGCTGCCATTGACGGTTATTCGATTTTTCGCAAAGAAGAAAATGGCCTGCAGGCTTACCAAAAGCGTTCCTACACCGATGAAAACGGCATGGCCGATGCATTGAACCCGCAAACGCTGAATATGGTTGATTTTTCGGCCCAATTCAAAAGATCATGGGCTGATTCTTTACTTCCCCTGCATCCCGAATATGACAAGCTGGTGCTTTTTGAAAAGTGGAAAACCAGTCATGAATGGGATGTAAGGTTTGAAAATACGGAGACCTACCAGGCCGCTGTTGACAGTGGCTACCTCAACCCGGCCGATTTCAATAACCTGCCTGCCCATGCGAGGTATACTTATTATTACCAACGGGCAGATCCCTTTTTCACTACGCTGCTGCCTTCTTTAAAGACCGACATGCAGGATTCGTTGTTCAACGTTGCCAGGGTTGACGGCGAACCCAGCATCAATGCCTGGTCTTTAGCCACCATCATGGCGCATTGTCCGGATAAGGACGAGAGTTGCCGGCAGGCTTATTCGCCCGTGGGCCAAGCCTTTACCATGGATGCGTCCTGCTCCGGTGAACTGGATATTGCCTGGCGTTATTTTCGGGAAATATACCTGCAGAAAAAGCGGGAAATCATGGATGCCCAGCTCACTGCGTATGCCGAAAGCAATAAAGCCGCCGGATATTATGGCCGTCTTTTCGCATCAGGGCATGCTGTTACGTTTGTAAGCCCGGCTATTGCAGCGGCAGGAGGCGGGTTAGGCGGATTGATCAGTGATACTACCCGTGCCAAGGACAGCATCAGCACATTTATCCTGGACAATTGCAAGGCGTATGCACTGCAATGGTGGGAGGAACTGAAACCCTGTAACTTCAGTTCGCTCGATTCTACCAACCTTATTAACAGGCTGATACAAGTGTGCAAAGAGGGTGGGGACGACACCCATCTTTTTGGCGCCAGCACCGTAAAACCTTCCAGCACCAACCTCGACAGGAGTTTTGAGCAGGTCATTAAAGCCTATGCGGGCAGCAACTACAACAGTACCTGTAACGTGTACCTGCTTACCGCGCCAAGGCCTTATGAAAACCAACCTATCTATTACGATAAGCCCATCATGCAAAAGCCGGATAGCTGTGAGTGTGCTACCATCAGCAACCTGTATAGCAAATATCAACTGACCGGCATTGACACCGATTTTTCCGGCTTCATTTACCGCACTACCGGCACCCGTATATACCAGGGCGTTTTAGATACCCTGCGCATGGCCTGCAATGGAGAGATCAATTGCAGCATGCTGAAAGCCCCACTTAGCCTGCCACCGGTATTACAATGCGGCGGCGGAGAAGAAACATGTGCAACCTGCGATGGCATAGATACCCTGTATAAAAAATTCAGGCAGGAGTTCCCTTCTGCAACACCCTCTTATAATGACACAGGCAGTGTTCAGCGGACTTACAATACGCTGTTTGAAAAGTTCATGAATACCCACCTGGGATTTGGTAAAAAAACAGCCGAATACCTTGACTTCATTAATTCCTGCAGTACCACTTCTGATAAGTACTGTAATGTGGCCCTGGCATTTGATGGCACTGCCGGGAAGAGAAGGGTAACCATTCCTGTACAGAATAACCGGCTGAACCTGGGCAAAGGAGATTTTACCTTCGAAGCAAGGGTAAAGCCAAAAACAAATGCTAAACATAACTCCATCCTCACTAACAAGACTATCAGTTCCGGATCTACAGGTAATGGTTTTATGTTCCTATTATTGGAAAACGGCCAATTGTTGCTCCAACTGCAAGGTTGTTCCAACTATATTACTTCCAATACCGGCGGCATCAACCTGTATGATGGCAAGCCACACCATGTAGCCGTTTCCCGGCAGGGTGACTCCTTAGGTTTTTATGTTGATGGAATTAAAGTGCCTTATGCACCTGATTATTGTGGAGGTGCATCTGCGATCCCTTCGCAGCGTGACATTACCACCAATGGCCCCTGGTATATTGGCCTGGATACCACAGGCGCAAATCCCAATCCGCTTGTTGGTTTCAATGGCTGGATGGATGAGGTAAGGGTGTGGAATACAGCCCGTACACCATCGCAGATTGCGGCCAATAGGAATGCCAGGCTATCGCCACAGCCTCACCTGGTGGGTTATTATTTATTGCGCAGCAAGGACACCTGTGCACAATCCATTATTGATTATTCTATAACAGATACGGCACTCCGCAACAATGGGTACCTGGGAAGTTCTCCGGCCAAAGATGTACTGGACCCTGTATGGCTTTCCGAAAAGCAGGTATCCTATATCGGCGCTGATCCGGTAGGAATACCCAATACCTGCGGTTGTACTGGCGGAGGAAGTTCTCCGGTTTGTGATTCCCTGCAAATTATCCTCAATGATTACAGGAAGTACGGCGGCATTCCCCACCTCGATGCCAGCAGCGTAGATACCACCAACTGGAGGGCTAATTTTGGCAGCACCACCATTTACAATGCAGGAGTGCCTTTGGGTGAAGTGATTAAAAACGGGGTAATGAGGTTGCCGGATTATTATACCGATACATTGCCGGATACCTCTCCTTATAGCAAGGGCGCCTTTGATCGGATCAAGGACACACTGTGCCTTGATTCAGCAGGCTTTACTTTTGAAACGCGGTTAAGACTGCCCGACAGCCTGGTGATCCCGAACTTTTACAATGATTCCTGGTGGCTGGTCCTGTATTCGGATGCCGCCACTTCGGGCAGCCTGCTGGTATCCCTCAAATTGACTCCCAATAAAGGTGCTGCTATTTGCACCCACCAGAGCGATCCCAAAGTATCCTGTATTGAAGAGAATGTGCCTCACCTGCCCATGGATGTCTGGCGCAGGATCAGGCTACAATTCAAAGGCAGGCAGTTCAGCTTTTACATAGATTCCATGCTGGTGGGTACCCGCACACTGGATGCGCCCATGACAAAGATCTATTGGTGGTCTTTTGTGCAATATTCCCAAAAAGGAGAGATTGATTATGTCAGGATCTACGATACCACCGGCAAGTATTTGTACAAAGAAGAATTTGACGATCCACACCATTTGGCCCGTCCCACCTCGGCCACAGATTGTAATGGTTGTGAGCCTGATTTTGTGCAGTATTTTAACCAGCGCACCGGCAGCAACTATACTTATAGCCAGCTACAATCCATCTATAGCAACTCCTGCAATGTGTCGCTGGGCGATTGTCCGGCCAATGAGCAGCCGCTCACTTTATGCGGCCGCACCGAACCGGTATTCCCGCCGGTAGCGCTGCAGCAGCACTCACCCTGTGATGACTCTACTTTATTCGCAGTGTCCAAAGGCACCTTGCTGTATGAAGCCTACCGCGACTCGCTGATGAATAGTTTTGATGACCGCTACCTGGCCAAATGCCTCAATGCCCGGTATAATGAAAGATTTACGGTAGATCAGCCCATCAGCGAATACCATTACACCTTGTATTACTATGACCAGGCTGGTAATCTGGTGAAGACCATTCCGCCACAAGGTGTTGACGTAAGCAAATTTGCCTGGGCTGCGAGTTATAGCGATTCTGTGAAAATCGCCCGCCGCAACCGGCAGGTGCTGAAACCTGCCCACACATTGCCCACCCAGTACCGGTACAATACGCTGAACCAGGTAGTAGAACAGCAATCGCCGGATGGTGGCATTACTGATTTCTGGTACGATAAGCTGGGCAGGTTGGCTGTTTCCCAAAATGCTAAACAGCGTGCAGCAGGCAGCAGCAATGACCAGGACAGGCTGTATAGCTATACCCAATATGATAACCTTGGCCGTATTACTGAAGTGGGCCAGGTAAAGAATACCAGCGCCAATGGAGCGATGGTTGATGGAGTAAGCCGTAGTGCTTCTTCGCTGGGTACCTGGTTGTCAAACCTCGATAGCCGGCGGGAACAAATCACCCAAACCATTTATGACCTGCCTTATAGCGGTTTCATTGGTTCGTATGCTCCCCATACAGTAATTGTGCAGCGGAACATGCGCAACCGGGTGAGCTATGTAACCTATACAGAGCACAACAATCCTGCTGCACATAACCAGGGCACTTTCTATACCTATGACATTTTGGGCAATGTGGATACCCTGCTGCAGGATTATGGTTGTGGCAATTGCGGAGTAGAGGCTACCTACAATATGATGAACAGGAACGGGAATGCCCGTAAAAAATTCACTTACCAGTATGACCTCATCAGCGGCAAGGTGAACATGATGATGTATCAAAATGGCTGGAGTGATATGTGGCTGCACCGGTATACCTATGATGCAGAAAACAGGTTAATATTAACTGAAACCAGCAATGACAGTCTGGTCTGGGAAAAGGATGCCCGCTATGAATATTACCGGCATGGACCACTGGCGCGTACAGTGATCGGAGACCAGTTGGTACAGGGTCTTGATTATGCCTATACGCTGCAAGGCTGGCTGAAGGGAATGAACAGTACCGGCGCCACCAGCACACATGATATGGGCGCCGATGGCAAGGTAGGCAGCCTTAACCAATATGTGGCCCGTGATGCGCTGGGCTTTAACCTCAATTATTTCCATGGAGATTATAAGGCGATCAATGCCGGGGTAACTCCTTTCCCATCTTACCGCGTTCCTGGCACGGGTCTGCCTGATAGCGTGTACCGGCCGCTGTACAATGGCAATATCAGTAGTATGGCAACCAACATCCGCAAGTTCCAGGCGCTTGATCATCTGCCGATATTCTACAACTACAAATATGACCAGCTCAACCGCCTGGTGAAGCAGGATGCGTTCTTCTTCAGCTTCAATGCATCATCTAATAGTTACAGCAACAATTGGGCGCCCGACAGCACCTTCCATGAAGATATGTCATACGATGCCAATGGTAATATTCAGTATTACAACCGGTATGCCATCGGGCCCGATTCCAAAATGGATGGACTGACGTATAAGTATTATCCCGGCACCAATAAACTACGGCAGGTAAATGATCACATAGTGGCCAATAAATATGGCTCCAATAGCTGGGAACTCATTCAGGATCTGGACGATCAGTCCGATAGCAACTACGTATATGATGAGATAGGCAACCTTATAACAGACAAGGCAGAAAAGATAACCAATATTAAGTGGAATGTTTACGGGAAGATCACAGAGATAACGCGTAATGCAACAGCTTCGGATAAAGCAAACTCCACCCGTATACGCTATACCTATGATGCGCAAGGCAACCGGATCGGCAAGGTCGTAGAAAGAGCAGGGACAGCAGTAAAAGAGTTTACCTGGTACGTGAGAGATGCGCAGGGCAATATAATCACTACCTATAGGGCCAATGGCAATGTTGATTCCACTACGCTGCAAGACCTGGCGGTAAATACCTATGAACAGATGATCTATGGCAGCCGCCGCCTGGGTTCGTTTATATACGAAATACCTGTTGATGGCGGCCCTTCCACCCGGCAGTTTTACAGTGCAGGCTCTTTTGACCGGGGCCGTCGGCAGTATGAGCTAACGAATCACCTGGGCAATGTGCTCACCGCTATTAGTGATAAGAAGATGGGCGTCTCTTCAGGAGGAATTGGTTCCGCAATAGATTATTACGAACCGGACATGGTGAGCGCCATGGACTATTATGCCTTTGGCATGGTAAGCCGGGTGGTAACTACCAGTACAGGAAAGGACTACCGTTTCGGCTTCAATGGCAAGGAAAATGACAATGACGTTAAAGGATGGTGGAATCAGCAGGATTACGGGATGCGGATCTATGACCCGAGGGTAGGAAGGTTTTTGAGTGTGGATCCGTTGACAAAGAGCTATCCTATGTTAACTCCGTATGCGTTTGCGGAAAATAGCCCTATAGAGAATATTGACCTGGATGGTCTTGAAAAGAAGGCATCAACTACATTTAGCGCTGACATTCCTTTAATAGGTGTGCCTACTGTCCAGCAATTAAAGACTAGAATGGTAGTAAACATAGAGGGGGAACTCGTTGAAGAAAAAATCGCACAACAAGTAGTAGAAAAAGCTCCCAAACCCAAGTGGGGCTGGTTAAAGGGAGGTGGGCTTTTGGTTGGTTTTTTGCTTACTCCATTAGATGCAGGAACGAGAAAGCCTGATGGGCCAGCCCCGGAAGGCCTTGTATGGGGAGGGGATTATTATATTGAAAAACAACCTGCCCCTTTAACCCTTTATAAGCCCAAGGATATTGAAAAAGATCCAAGAAGAATTCCTCCTCCCCCCATAGATGATGAGGACGGAGCTTATCTTTATAAAACTTTGGATGAACAAAAGAATACTGGAAGCGGAGGTTTAGGAATTGTAGATTTGCCGATGGATAAACCTATCCCGTATGTTGGAATAACAATCCGTTCTATACTGGGGGGACGATATTCGGGTGGGGGTACAAGAAGCGATAACGTTAAAATTATTGGTAATTCTAAATCCAACGTTATAAAAGGAGCTGAATCTGCAGTAATTGCATTAAATACTTATGGTGTAAGATATAAAGACCATTTAACAAGTCTAAGTAGTAAAGATGTTAGAATGAGTACAAGAATTGCAAATTTAAAATTTAGCTATAAGAATCCAGTTTGGATCCAACTTGGTATAAATTGGTTAAATAGAATTAGACCCGGCTGGGACAAACCCAAGCATAAAAACTCACTCCTTTTTCCAGAAAACCCTAGAGGAACGAATAGTACTAAAAGTGACTAA
- a CDS encoding 2OG-Fe(II) oxygenase, which translates to MKTITDRINALDWQTAEDSLHTTGYALLPGVLNAAECNTLIEQYNQADLYRKTIVMERYRFGLGEYKYFTYPLPALLQDIRQTVYPKLTKVANTWMEVLNIDRRFPPTLTALQELCRQHGQVNPTVLILQYGPGGHNTLHQDLYGEVFFPIQLVMFLNEPGVDYTGGEFVLTQQVPRAQSKAIVLTPRKGDILLFTTNFRPVKGSKGYYRVNMKHGVSEIHSGQRHTVGIIFHDARS; encoded by the coding sequence ATGAAAACGATAACAGACAGGATCAATGCGCTGGACTGGCAAACCGCTGAAGACAGCCTGCATACTACCGGTTATGCTTTGTTGCCGGGTGTGCTGAATGCGGCTGAATGTAATACCCTGATTGAGCAATACAACCAGGCTGATCTGTACCGCAAAACGATCGTGATGGAACGTTATCGTTTTGGCCTGGGCGAATATAAATACTTTACGTATCCCCTGCCTGCTTTGTTACAGGATATCCGGCAAACCGTATATCCCAAGCTGACAAAGGTGGCCAACACCTGGATGGAAGTACTGAATATTGACCGCCGTTTCCCGCCTACCCTCACCGCCCTGCAGGAGCTTTGTCGCCAACATGGCCAGGTAAATCCTACCGTATTGATCCTGCAATATGGTCCCGGCGGGCACAATACCCTGCACCAGGATTTATATGGCGAGGTCTTCTTCCCTATTCAGTTGGTCATGTTCCTCAATGAGCCGGGCGTGGATTATACCGGTGGTGAATTTGTGCTCACCCAACAGGTGCCGCGGGCACAATCCAAAGCCATTGTCTTAACGCCCCGCAAGGGAGACATTCTCTTATTTACCACCAACTTTCGTCCGGTGAAAGGTAGTAAAGGGTATTACCGCGTAAATATGAAGCATGGCGTGAGCGAAATCCACAGTGGCCAGCGCCATACGGTGGGGATTATTTTTCATGATGCGAGGAGTTGA
- a CDS encoding sterol desaturase family protein, protein MTWLYLLLATGASFVFLALVFIPMEKVFPAKRDQKVLRKHWVLDLCYFLGQYLLWNGVVLWLLGYFSFWLDGIVPAKFRGWVAGQPIWLQALEVLFFSDLLIYWGHRLQHRVDFLWRFHKVHHTAEHLDWLAAHREHPLDSIYTVGLINLPAFLMGFELESLTAIVAFRGIWAIYIHSNVRLPLGPLKVLIGSPELHHWHHDIERDAGNYANISPLMDKLFGTYTCPPREPEQYGIKEDFPKNYAGQLLRPLSPGGLWKRLKKGKKSYSANSIDPD, encoded by the coding sequence ATGACCTGGCTCTACCTGCTATTGGCCACCGGCGCCAGTTTTGTTTTCCTTGCCCTGGTGTTTATCCCCATGGAAAAAGTATTCCCTGCCAAAAGGGATCAAAAGGTGCTCCGGAAACACTGGGTATTGGACCTGTGCTATTTCCTGGGGCAATACTTGCTGTGGAATGGAGTGGTGTTATGGCTACTGGGTTATTTCAGTTTCTGGCTCGATGGCATTGTTCCCGCAAAATTCAGGGGCTGGGTGGCCGGTCAGCCCATTTGGCTGCAGGCGCTGGAAGTGCTTTTCTTCAGTGACCTGCTGATCTACTGGGGGCACCGGTTGCAGCACCGGGTCGATTTTCTGTGGCGCTTTCACAAAGTACATCATACTGCGGAGCACCTCGACTGGCTGGCGGCCCACCGGGAGCATCCGCTGGATTCCATTTATACGGTTGGACTGATTAACCTGCCTGCTTTCCTGATGGGTTTTGAGCTGGAGTCGCTGACGGCCATTGTAGCCTTCCGGGGTATATGGGCTATCTACATTCACTCCAATGTACGCTTGCCATTAGGCCCTTTGAAAGTATTGATCGGTTCACCGGAGTTGCATCACTGGCACCATGACATTGAGCGCGATGCCGGCAACTATGCCAACATCTCTCCCCTGATGGATAAACTCTTCGGTACCTATACCTGTCCGCCCCGCGAGCCGGAGCAATACGGCATTAAAGAAGACTTCCCCAAAAACTATGCAGGCCAGTTGTTGCGGCCGTTGTCGCCGGGAGGATTGTGGAAACGGCTGAAGAAAGGAAAGAAAAGCTATTCAGCAAACAGTATCGATCCTGATTAG